The genomic interval CAACTGGTAACGACCGTCATCTCGGACTTCACGCCCGAGGCGATGATGAGCATCCACCAGTACAACCCGCGCGGCATTGCGCTGGTAGTCGATGAGATTCGGGCGCTGTTCAACTCCGTGAAACGCTACAACAACCGGAACAACCTCATCGAAAACTTGCTGACGGCCTACAGCGGCCAGCCGTTGAAGGTAATCCGCAAGTCGGAAGCCCGGCCGATCCTTATCAAGAATCCGTGCATCAACATCATCGGTTCGGCGCAGACCAATCTGCTGTCGGAGATCTTCCGGGCCGAATACATGGCAAACGGACTGCTCGACCGCTTTCTGTTCGTCTATCCGAAAGACCGGAGGATCTCGGGCTGGAAGCGCGACGACGGCACCATTGCGCGGCCGGATCTTGTCGGACAATGGCGGGAGGTGCTGAACAGAATCGTGAGCCTCCCGTATCCGACGGGTGTTGTGCTGAATATGGCCGACGACGCGGAGGAGTATTTCTACAACTGGTACAACGGCATCATCGAGGAGGTGAACGCCATCGAGGACGATGCGGAGGTGGAGAGCCGCAAGATGAAACTCAACGGCAATGCTGCCCGGCTCTCGCTGGTATTCCTGGCGTTGAAATGGGCGACGGACGGAGGCGGTATGCAATGCGTTGACCTCGAATCCGTACAGGCGGCCATTCGGATGATCGGCTATTATGAGGAGACTTATCGGAGGATTCAGGAGCTGATTGTCACAAGCAATATCGGCGAGTCCAAAGAGGCGTGGTCGTCGCTGTTGGGCGATACCTTCACGGCAGGCAATGCGATCGTCGCGGGAAAGCGGGTCGGGCTGTCGAGGCGCTCTGTCTATTATGCCTTGAAGCTGTTGTGCTGCCAGCCGAATCCCCTCCTGGAGAAGATCGACCACGGAACATATAGCAAACTCCGTCCGAACAAAGTGGCTGCACCTTGCACTATTGCACTTTCGGACGGCGAAACGAGCGGGGGCAGAGCCGGTCGTTGTATCTTACCCCAGTCGACGAACGTGAAACGCCTCATTCCGATCCCTCTCCAGCGGTGCCCTGAAATCGAACTATGGACAAAAGACGTTTATGACTGGTGCGCCCGATGATACGGGCAGGAGACCATCATCGGCTTTCAGGTTCATCTCAACGAGAGCAGTCCGCATATCCATGCCTTGATCGTTCCCGTCGGATAACGTGCCAAAAGCGGACGCGAATGTGTCATGTGGTCGGCGAAGTTCGGGAAGAACCGCTTCGAGTATGGCCGGATCCTTCGGGAGATGCACACCTCGCTCTACGAGGAGGTTGGCAGTAAATACGGACTTGAACGTGGCGACAGTATTGAAGGCCGGAACGTTAGCCATCTTAATAAACGCGACTACATCCGTAAAACTGACTCACGAGGCAAAACAGGCCGAGAAAGCGGTCAAAGGGCTTCAGTCTATGATACGGAGACTGGAAACACAGATTTTAAACCATAAATCGCAGCTCGATGAAGTCGAAGAGAAACTAGCGTCCGGAAGAATAACGCTCGACAAATACGACGCCCGGAAAACCGATCTTCTGAAACTCATTGCCGAGTACCAGACGAAGCTGGACGACAAGGCCGGTAAACTTCAGGCGAAAGAGCAGGAGCTGGACAGAATGACACGCGATATGGAGCGTGTCGGACGGATTGCACAACCGTTCCGCAACCACCAGATAGACTTCGACCTGCCAAGAATTGCCTCCAAGCCTCCGATGTTCGGAGTGGATAAATGGCTCGACGAGCAGAACCGGTCTATCGCCAACCGATTCGTGAAGATTGTCCGCCAGATTGAAGCGTTGTATCGGAAGGATGCCGAGCAACAGGTGCAGGCTGTGCAGCGAAATGCTTTGGTGGATTATCAGGAGCTTAAACGGCTGCAACAGGAGAATATGAGGCTTACGGATCTCAACGGGAACCAGACTGCACCGATGCAGGAGTTTATCGACCAGATGGCGGAGCCGTCTGTCCGGGAGCGGATCTTCTCCATCGCAGATGCGTTGATTGGAGGACAGCCTGTCGCTGTATCATCCGGCGGAGGCGGTGGCAACTCCGACTCCTACCTTCCTTCGCTGGGACGGGCGTAGGCCAGATGAGGAGGAAGAGGCGTATTGGAGAAGATGCTTACTATATGCTATCCGAATAGTCAACAATCAATCCAAGAAGTCTATACGCAGATAAGAAGTCTATCCGAGATGAATAAAAGGGGACTGCCAACTAAAGCGTATTTGTAAAGTTAATACATTCTTTACTAAACACACCTTAGTTTACAGTCTCATCCATTGACTATCTTGTTCTTGAAGTCTTCAAGAAACATCTCCTTGTTCTCGTCAATAAGTTTCTTTATCTTGACATCTTCAGCCTGTCGAAGAAAGCGGCGAATCGAGAGGGCAAACTTTTTTTGTTTGATAATTGATTGATAACCAGTAGTTAGTTTCGCTTAAAAAAGCCAATCTCTACTTATAAGCATACATAGAGGTTTTCAATAACCAACTGATACTGAAGACAAAAGTATATAAAAAAGTCGGATTGTAAAACACTGGAAAAGAACCTTCTTTTATCAATCAAGGAAATCAAAAAGTGTATAGAGCAAAGTGGCGCATGTATGGTATAGATAATTCCGTACATGCGCCACTTTCTTAATCATCTGATTTGCATTGATTTACATTAATTGTTATTATATACTATCATTTGGTACTGATAAGCATTAATTTGGTTTGTGGAGTGTATTATTGTCCACCTAAAAAAATCAAGAATATCTCCTTGAAACGGGTTTGACGAGCAGGTCGATGTGCTCGTGTTCAAGGATATGTTCCATTGCCTTGTATATGGGCATCTTTTCGATACCGGCAATCTTCAGGGCTTCCATCTTGATGGTATTCTCGATGAGCAGCAGGTAGTCTTCCTCCTTCAACTCGACATATTTCTGTGACTGTGATTTTAATTTTGCCATATTGATGTTGTTATTTGTTTCCGAAGTCGGCAGGAATTTCACCCCACAGGCGGTTGTCCCAGTGCAGCACTTCGACGTCCTTGATTCTTGCCTCCATCACTTTGAGGAATATCTCCGCTTTCTGCAATGCCGGGCATCTGCGTGAAGAGGCTGTCTGTTTGTTACGATACCACGTGATGGCTGTAATGCTGTCCGAGTAGATTGTTCGCGGACTTTCCGGATGTTCCATGACATATCTGACCGCCTCGACAATGCCGAGAAACTCCCCGATATTGTTCGTCCAGTTACCGATAGCTTTGGAAAAGAGTTCTTTTCCTGAAGAGAGGTCGACAGCCCGGAAGTGTGTCAACCTCTCTTTTGCAGAATGGGCACCGTCGGTCGCAATACCCACGACCGGTTTTTCTTTCATTGAATTCCTCCCTGATGTCTGTCTCCCGTATAGATGAACCCGTCGGATTCCATACGTCGTACCAGAGCACGCGCCTGATTCAGATAGTCGGTGATGACACCTTCCTTGTACTTGATATCCTTGCGTCCCTTGAGGATTTCCAGCACACCGTCTATCGTGCGGCTCATCGCGCTCTTGCCGTCTTTCGGGTCGAAGAAAATCTTTTTGTTGCCGAACGTCACGGTTACTTGATACAATGTCTTCGGGACGATCACTGTTTCCACATGCGCCTGAAATAACACGGGGGTAGCGGCAACGACTACATACCCGTTGGCTTTGTGCATGGGTTTCAACTCTACCGAGTATAGTATGTTTGGCTCGAGAGTTCCTTTCAGGTCTTCCGAAAGGACACAAATCTGCTTGCCGAATCTTGAGTCTTCACGGACTCCCATCAATTTACGTGTCTTGGAATGGCGCGAAACGAACCCTATCAGTTCGCCCGTCTCTTCCGATCTCGCAAACTTCAGTTGCGATTTTTCCGATGTCATATTACTGTTCTTTCATATTCAATCTATTGCTTTCAATTGACAATCTGTTTTCAATGGGTCACTTTTCCATACAAATATATGCCAATTTTTCACGCCAACAAAACGTTTTAGTTATTAATTTTCAGATGGTTATGCGTAATATATATAGAGAAAAGGCTGCATTCAGTACAGCCTTTCCTCCTCTGTAAAATGGCTGAAACGCTCGTCAGTATCAGAAGTTTGCAGTAGATAACGGCATTTCCAATAACGGTAAATCCGCCTTCCGTTGGGTATACAGTGATTTATATCGTCGGCATTCAGATATTGGTTCCCTTGTTCCGTACCGTGGTGCATCCATGTGGCGCACCCGGGCAGGTCCGGGTTGTTCCGGACATAGAAGTCCATTTTCTCTTTACCGGCGACAAAGATGTTGTGTATCCGTACGTCCTTATCGATAGGAAACCGGTAGGCGTACAACGCGAAGTCACAGATGTCGGTTTCCAGCAGGTTGCCGCCAAAGTGTTCGGGAGCTTTCCGTTTCAGGTTCTCGAACCCCTCCAGAATACCCGGCCTGTCGCATATCTCGGCAAACCTTTCATCCGTTACCGGCGCAGCCGTCGCATAAACCACCCGAAAACCATTATCCGTACTGTCCAGTACCATGACATGCGCGACTATCCCCGGTGATTTGTTGATACTTTCGTCAATGCTGTCCGAGTCCGTGGTCAGACAGCATTTCAGCGTTCCGATGATTAATACCGCTACCACCAACAGTGTCCAAGGACCTATTGCTGCCGCTATCAATACCAATTCATCGGCCCGTTTCCGTATTTGTTTCATTGATTTTGAGAATGTGGCGGCCGGATACCCCCCGGACCTCGGACACACATACCTTGCATCCTGCATCCAGCAACCGGTTTCTACATTCTTCCAAGGCGGCGTCGGAAATCCTGATGGCAGGTATACCCGCCGCCGTCATCTTGAACCGGGGCACTTCCGTGATCCGGGTAATCGTTTCGGCATCATCAAAATACGCCTCGAATGAATCTCCGACATGGAAAAGGATGATGGTTTCCACGCCATGCCTTTCCTTCATGCCGCCGTAACAGCGGCGAATAATCTCTTCCTTTTTCATATCAAATAGATATATTAGGTTTGATGTCAGCCAAACATGAAAGTGCCTGTAATCCGTTCAACTGCCGGGCTTTCGTCCGAAATACATATACAGACTTTCTTCATCTGACAAATATACAATAAATTACGGAACGACCCATGTCTATTGCATGAAACTATCCTTTCATCTTCACCTCCCTTCTTTCAAATTGTTCGCGGATGATTTCAACGAGTTGTCCGATGCTGTCGATTTTTTGACTCTTACCGCAGGCTTTGCCATGGAACAATGGCGTGAAGTACAGGTTAAAATCCTCATTGATGGAAAAACCTCCCACGAGGACGATACCCGCCTTGATACGGTAATACTCGCCGTACATAGCGTAATCATCCGTAGTTTTGGTGAACCCGTACTCCGGCAACAAGTCCGGCAAAGTGTCCAGGATCGGCCGGATGACATCCTTGAGAAAATTCGGGGTCTCAACTTCCTTTTTCCGTTTCCGACCTTTTCTGCCGGTTCCGTTATCGTCTTGCAGGTAATGGGCATCGAAACGATCCCGATACCTTTCTGTCAGTTCCTTAATATCCATATCCTTTATACATTTAATTGTTTTCCTCAAGCCACTCTTCCAGTGTCATGGAGTCCTCGAAACCGTATTCGTCAATCTGTACATAGCCGTCCTTTTCCGTGATAAACTCTTTCCTGGTCAGGATGGTTCCGCCATGATTTACCATCACCGTCGGTTCGATGGTCGCCAGACGGTCCCCGTCATCCGACTCCCGGATATCGTATGCGTACAGTCCCTCCGGAACGGCATTCCGGTCAATCCGCATATCCGTAAACAATGCAGGCGTGTCATTGATGGTCATAGACTCAAAGGTCTCGTTGCCAATGTTTTCTTTTGTAATCATATTTATTGATTCAAATAGTTTATTATTCCTGCTTGGGAAGTTCAATGGCTCTTACCCAATTGTTCCGGTCATCAAAACATTCATCATTGATGTTGGCCGTAAATTCCAGCGGTGTCATCTTCTCAACCCGCGTGGCGGGGTTATTTTCGTAATCACCGATGATTTTCCCGGCCGGAGCGTCACGGTCAAATTCGTCCAGCGGGAAAGAGAATATCCATATTTCCCGGTCTTTATCTTCCCCGAGAAACGCCTTGAGGTTGTCTGTATAAGCCAGGCATTTGTCCCACGAGGCTTCCACGAATGAAATGATTTCCTCTTCCGGTTTGCCGGTACGGTCTTTCAGGAATGCAACGGCATTCCCTTTCCAGATATCCTGCTCGACACAGAGTTCCAGATAACGTTCCCAGACTGTCACCAGCCAGTCCATGTTGATCTCATGCAG from Alistipes dispar carries:
- a CDS encoding ribonuclease H family protein, with protein sequence MKEKPVVGIATDGAHSAKERLTHFRAVDLSSGKELFSKAIGNWTNNIGEFLGIVEAVRYVMEHPESPRTIYSDSITAITWYRNKQTASSRRCPALQKAEIFLKVMEARIKDVEVLHWDNRLWGEIPADFGNK
- a CDS encoding LPD28 domain-containing protein codes for the protein MITKENIGNETFESMTINDTPALFTDMRIDRNAVPEGLYAYDIRESDDGDRLATIEPTVMVNHGGTILTRKEFITEKDGYVQIDEYGFEDSMTLEEWLEENN
- a CDS encoding DUF3987 domain-containing protein, producing the protein MVAGFLADEALASSGNRRGGEAEDCTLLRKPQLVTTVISDFTPEAMMSIHQYNPRGIALVVDEIRALFNSVKRYNNRNNLIENLLTAYSGQPLKVIRKSEARPILIKNPCINIIGSAQTNLLSEIFRAEYMANGLLDRFLFVYPKDRRISGWKRDDGTIARPDLVGQWREVLNRIVSLPYPTGVVLNMADDAEEYFYNWYNGIIEEVNAIEDDAEVESRKMKLNGNAARLSLVFLALKWATDGGGMQCVDLESVQAAIRMIGYYEETYRRIQELIVTSNIGESKEAWSSLLGDTFTAGNAIVAGKRVGLSRRSVYYALKLLCCQPNPLLEKIDHGTYSKLRPNKVAAPCTIALSDGETSGGRAGRCILPQSTNVKRLIPIPLQRCPEIELWTKDVYDWCAR
- a CDS encoding MutS N-terminal domain-containing protein, with the protein product MKKEEIIRRCYGGMKERHGVETIILFHVGDSFEAYFDDAETITRITEVPRFKMTAAGIPAIRISDAALEECRNRLLDAGCKVCVSEVRGVSGRHILKINETNTETGR